The Kiloniellales bacterium genome includes the window GAGCCTCTCCGCCCGCCCATCGATCGTCGTCATCGACGGCTACGTCCATCTCGACGAGCACGGCCGCAAGGGCCTGGGCGCCCACCTCTTCGACGCGCTCGGCGCGGCGGTGCCCGTGGTCGGCGTCGCCAAGCGGCCCTTCGCCGGCAGCCGTCACGCCGAGGCGGTCTTGCGCGGCCGTAGCGAGCGTCCCCTCTTCGTCACCGCCGCCGGTTTTTCCGCGCGGGAGGCCGCCGAAGCGGTCGCGCGCATGAGCGGCCCTCATCGGCTGCCGAGCCTGCTCAAGCTGGCCG containing:
- a CDS encoding endonuclease V — encoded protein: MILATDTHYGARTARTAGVLFRRWTDAEPLSTHVLEQDETAAAYQPGAFYLRELPCIVAFLSSLSARPSIVVIDGYVHLDEHGRKGLGAHLFDALGAAVPVVGVAKRPFAGSRHAEAVLRGRSERPLFVTAAGFSAREAAEAVARMSGPHRLPSLLKLADRLSRGA